In the Pseudochaenichthys georgianus chromosome 1, fPseGeo1.2, whole genome shotgun sequence genome, one interval contains:
- the LOC117454514 gene encoding B-cell receptor CD22-like, which produces MRGAAMSLTAATSGLVVFLLSVSAAQGEPGWGVAYASTEICAVKGSTVEMRCSYTYPSTWKGSVNTVRKTFWFTKWKGGERVDVTTDSEYRGRVEALCGSNICTLSIRNLRESDSAEYKFRITTAGGSFTGSHGVSLNVTDLTVQVGPRFTNRAELKCQSSCDVPSGHYVWNRNAEKPTTAILSTLLVTFGSTDRYSCALKGHEHFPSPAVYAPKPPSVSVSPSAEIEEGRSVTLTCSSDANPAASYTWYKEDGNQKRPPLTTEPQLVFSSIQSADSGQYSCTAENELGRTSEVIPVDVKYAPKPPSVSMSPSAEREEGSSVTLTCSSDANPAASYTWYKENEDSPKASGQIFTITDFRAEHIGSYSCGAQNKLGRSNSTFHLRVVAGSSTMIVNILRTALGLSMLIPVCLLGLWARKKKALRSTTEAREPEEMELDCFPVYENRPTPHVESQFQL; this is translated from the exons ATGAGAGGAGCAGCTATGAGTCTCACTGCAGCAACGAGTGGATTAgtcgtcttcctgctctctGTGTCAG CGGCTCAGGGTGAGCCTGGCTGGGGAGTGGCTTACGCTTCCACTGAGATCTGTGCCGTGAAAGGATCAACGGTGGAGATGAGATGCAGCTACACATACCCGTCCACATGGAAAGGCAGTGTTAACACAGTTAGGAAAACCTTCTGGTTCACTAAATGGAAAGGTGGCGAACGTGTAGATGTGACCACAGACTCAGAGTACAGAGGTCGTGTAGAGGCTCTCTGTGGAAGCAACATCTGCACTCTGAGCATCAGAAACCTGAGAGAGAGCGACTCCGCGGAGTACAAGTTCAGGATCACAACAGCAGGAGGATCATTTACTGGTTCACACGGAGTCAGTCTGAATGTCACAG ATCTCACGGTGCAGGTTGGACCCAGATTTACTAACCGGGCAGAGCTGAAGTGTCAGAGCAGTTGTGATGTACCCTCTGGTCATTACGTCTGGAACAGGAACGCAGAGAAACCTACGACTGCAATACTTTCTACTCTCTTAGTCACATTCGGTTCGACTGACAGATATTCCTGTGCTCTGAAAGGACACGAACacttcccctctcctgcagtgt ACGCTCCAAAGCCTCCCTCTGTGTCCGTGAGTCCCTCTGCTGAGATAGAGGAGGGCCGTTCAGTGACTCTGACCTGTAGCAGTGATGCTAACCCAGCAGCTAGCTACACCTGGTACAAGGAGGATGGAAATCAGAAACGTCCTCCTCTCACTACAGAACCACAGCTCGTCTTCAGCAGCATCCAGTCCGCTGACTCCGGACAGTATTCCTGTACAGCTGAGAACGAGCTGGGGAGGACATCAGAAGTGATCCCTGTCGATGTGAAAT ACGCTCCAAAGCCTCCCTCTGTGTCCATGAGTCCCTCtgctgagagagaggagggCAGTTCAGTGACTCTGACCTGTAGCAGTGATGCTAACCCAGCAGCTAGCTACACCTGGTACAAGGAGAATGAAGACTCTCCTAAAGCTTCAGGACAGATCTTCACCATCACTGACTTCAGAGCTGAACACATCGGGAGCTATTCCTGTGGAGCCCAGAACAAGTTAGGACGTAGCAACTCCACCTTTCATCTGAGGGTTGTGGCAG GGAGTTCAACGATGATAGTGAATATCCTCAGGACGGCTCTGGGGCTCTCGATGCTGATTCCTGTGTGTCTCCTGGGTCTGTGGGCGAG GAAGAAGAAAGCTCTGCGCTCCACCACTGAAGCACGTGAACCGGAAGAGAtggag